In the Dethiosulfovibrio peptidovorans genome, one interval contains:
- a CDS encoding GntR family transcriptional regulator has product MTRKNPLMPAKSVDLRQIVYEKIKEAIVQGIIKPGAKLSEVDLANKMAVSRTPVREAIRQLAKTGLVSLTPRKGAFVTVPTLEDAAALYELRATLELFAVTLVAQSPPEEELRKFRATFEAMDNNSDPDEYLIQDRAFHNLLYRASGNRFLCGVLLDIQDMINLYRPYSLAEPSYLKALSDGHVAVINAILDRNAERARQEMSEHIGLTKSSVENFLKSHPGAIKPQSS; this is encoded by the coding sequence ATGACCAGGAAAAACCCCCTGATGCCGGCAAAAAGCGTCGATCTGAGGCAAATCGTTTACGAAAAGATAAAAGAGGCTATCGTTCAAGGGATTATTAAACCAGGAGCGAAACTCTCGGAGGTCGATCTGGCGAACAAGATGGCCGTCTCCCGAACTCCGGTCCGAGAGGCTATTCGCCAGCTGGCAAAGACGGGGCTCGTCTCACTGACACCACGAAAAGGGGCCTTCGTCACGGTTCCAACCCTGGAGGACGCCGCAGCACTGTACGAGCTTCGAGCGACTCTGGAGCTGTTTGCGGTCACGCTGGTGGCTCAATCACCACCGGAAGAGGAACTCCGAAAGTTCCGCGCCACATTCGAGGCCATGGACAACAACAGCGACCCGGATGAATACCTCATCCAGGATAGAGCATTTCACAACCTGCTCTATCGAGCCTCAGGAAATCGTTTCCTCTGTGGAGTCCTGTTGGATATACAGGACATGATTAACCTCTATCGCCCTTATTCCTTGGCAGAGCCCAGCTATCTTAAGGCCCTGTCCGATGGTCATGTGGCTGTCATAAATGCCATATTAGATCGGAATGCAGAAAGGGCCAGGCAGGAAATGAGCGAACATATTGGTCTGACCAAAAGCAGCGTCGAGAATTTTCTGAAAAGCCATCCAGGAGCCATAAAACCTCAGTCTTCCTGA